A window of the Planococcus citri chromosome 4, ihPlaCitr1.1, whole genome shotgun sequence genome harbors these coding sequences:
- the LOC135845691 gene encoding arp2/3 complex-activating protein rickA-like — MVIMNKFLLVTLLICATFVHAAKKTTKQSSKSAKDEFSDDDTQNQNSDQDESSDEDDSSTDDDKSDDEDDDDDEGEKSKSSKSKESSSKQKGSKSKPASSKSKSKSTSLPALTCVIFSNIGCKVECILIGALYNVKTEGSCTPKNTCHCTSAQDSSLDTLWKRKFNSDSVLRQIKKNSSLAKQVRQKLKQPFRTEKQSKQDLKSLLSAEQFKKLRTKEVSLASQLTKSSGKLDYDNIESYVLGILKWIMPVPNNRLRGYDYRSKLTKALKNAKNADIRQHLINEVRRSKNKDLVKIVDEYVRKNKEKITAADKKTEFGGKDSADTLEDFVSFTIIDEFISYIKNDKWLSGKIVIPFKKSYLKKLLIDRISRMPVIPPIPPMAPMPPMPPMPPMPPMPVMPPMPLMPPMPPMLPMLPMF, encoded by the exons ATGGTCATCATGAATAAGTTCTTATTGGTTACGCTGCTCATCTGTGCAACCTTCG TTCACGCAGCGAAGAAAACAACGAAACAGTCTTCAAAATCAGcgaaagatgaattttcagatGATGACACCCAGAATCAGAATTCAG atCAAGATGAATCGTCTGATGAAGACGACAGCAGCACTGACGATGACAAAAGTGACGATgaagacgatgacgatgatgaggGAGAAAAAAGCAAAAGTTCGAAATCTAAAGAAAGCAGTTCAAAACAAAAAGGTTCAAAGTCGAAACCAGCCAGTTcgaaatcgaaatcaaaaa GTACCTCGCTTCCAGCCCTAACCTGCGTAATATTTTCCAACATCGGCTGCAAAGTCGAATGCATCCTGATTGGAGCCCTATACAACGTCAAAACCGAAGGATCCTGTACCCCAAAAAACACCTGTCATTGCACTAGCGCTCAAGATTCCTCGCTAGACACATTATGGAAACGTAAATTCAACTCCGACAGCGTACTccgtcaaataaaaaaaaactcttctcTGGCCAAGCAAGTccgtcaaaaattaaaacaacccTTTCGAACCGAGAAGCAATCCAAACAAGATCTAAAATCTCTTCTTTCTGCTGAGCAATTCAAAAAACTACGAACCAAAGAAGTTAGTTTAGCTTCGCAACTGACCAAATCCAGTGGTAAGCTGGATTACGATAATATCGAATCGTACGTGTTAGGGATCCTAAAATGGATCATGCCAGTGCCCAATAATCGACTTCGGGGATACGATTATCGAAGTAAATTGACGAAAGCTTTGAAGAATGCAAAAAATGCGGATATCCGACAACACTTGATCAACGAGGTTCGTAGATCGAAAAATAAAGATTTAGTTAAAATTGTCGACGAATACGTAAGAAAGAATAAGGAGAAGATCACAGCGGCGGATAAAAAAACAGAGTTTGGGGGTAAAGATAGTGCTGATACGTTGGAAGATTTTGTCAGTTTCACCATAATCGACGAATTCATCAGTTAtattaaaaatgacaaatggCTTTCTGGCAAAATCGTGATTCCGTTCAAGAAATCGTACTTGAAGAAGTTGTTGATAGATCGAATTTCCCGAATGCCAGTAATTCCACCGATACCCCCGATGGCCCCCATGCCACCGATGCCTCCGATGCCACCGATGCCACCGATGCCGGTAATGCCTCCAATGCCTCTAATGCCTCCAATGCCTCCAATGCTACCGATGCTCCCAATGTTCTAA